From a single Thermoleophilaceae bacterium genomic region:
- a CDS encoding YccF domain-containing protein: MRFILNLIWLVLAGLWLALLYALAGIVAFILIITIPFGFAAFRIAAFALWPFGRRIERRADAGAGSTIGNILWIILLGWELALAHLVTGILLCLTIIGIPLGLANFKLIPVSLTPLGREIVSTDRGAFDARAASG; this comes from the coding sequence ATGCGCTTCATCCTCAATCTGATCTGGCTGGTGCTGGCGGGCCTGTGGCTGGCTCTGCTGTACGCACTGGCCGGAATCGTGGCGTTCATCCTGATCATCACGATCCCGTTCGGATTCGCCGCGTTCCGGATCGCCGCGTTCGCGCTGTGGCCGTTCGGGCGCAGAATCGAACGGCGTGCGGACGCCGGCGCCGGCTCGACGATCGGAAACATCCTGTGGATCATCCTGCTCGGCTGGGAGCTCGCCCTCGCGCATCTCGTCACCGGGATCCTGCTGTGCCTGACGATCATCGGGATCCCGCTGGGATTGGCGAACTTCAAGCTGATCCCCGTCTCGCTGACTCCGCTGGGGCGCGAGATCGTGTCCACGGACCGCGGCGCGTTCGACGCGCGCGCGGCATCGGGCTAA
- a CDS encoding DUF3054 domain-containing protein — translation MNRAGRLAAADAIAIVLFAAIGQLSHHGGVSLAGFAHDALPILAGWFAAAAVFGAYRPPGKRAFLLTWLCGVTAGVALRALVLGRSINGHQLAFLIVALGFTLLLVLGCRALISRRALTSRA, via the coding sequence GTGAACCGAGCCGGGCGGCTGGCCGCCGCCGACGCAATCGCGATCGTCCTCTTCGCGGCGATCGGCCAGCTGTCGCATCACGGCGGAGTGTCTCTCGCCGGCTTTGCCCACGATGCGCTGCCGATCCTCGCCGGCTGGTTCGCCGCTGCGGCTGTGTTCGGCGCCTACCGACCGCCCGGCAAGCGGGCCTTCCTGCTCACGTGGTTGTGCGGAGTCACAGCCGGTGTGGCGCTCCGAGCGCTCGTGCTCGGCCGGAGCATCAACGGCCACCAGCTGGCCTTCCTGATCGTCGCGCTCGGGTTCACGCTGCTTCTGGTGCTGGGTTGCCGGGCGCTGATCTCGCGGCGCGCGCTCACCAGCCGCGCCTGA
- a CDS encoding AAA family ATPase, giving the protein MERLLERDGPLAMLEAAVADAVAGHGSLVLVGGEAGVGKTSIVRALRERMPDGTAFLVGACEPLSVPVPLGPLRELAEQAGLGDLQESGDRLTLARELIDALARRAPAVAVVEDAHWADPTTLDVIRLLPRRLEQRQIVLAITYRDDEAAANPPLRQLLGDLATNPAARRVMLSPLSEPAVRELAEPAGMDASRVAQLTGGNPFLVVEVIAAGHRLPTTVRDAALARAARLTPAARHVVDAAAVIGQRVPQAVLGAVAPGSGDAVEEALARGVLVVDDDVLGFRHELIREAIERSIAPPRQAELHARVVDALEQQPGAADHARLAHHAERAGRLDAACRYAVLAMADAEGLGALGEMSLQADRALRTGVGMNPEERFELLLKRSRGANFSDTRLQEAVTPAEEAIALAVEMRDPAREARALTALAGALWSLDRVVEARQATLQAVDLLERTDEVAGLAHAHATLLRMEATAFDPERAIELGPRALELARAARLKETEIDISISVGLARGHRGEADALDALGDACRAARAEGLAIQTVRTYVNLVYLGVQLRKHAFVDETVREALALFDEYQTTIPGNAIGLYRARSLIDRGRFDEALATVTRTDLDWAAEVPTAHAMAAIVRARRGEPGAYEVLEQAWEELRGIPESSRHGALRTMLVEAAWLRGDRAAALTRLSDARDVPVGRFMRSASDLAVWASRFGVELAPPPNAPEAVQLELAGDWRGAIRAWKELEAPHEAALAALPGDERAAREAVAELHRLGAAGSARAFARERAAHGGSAPRGPRRSTLANPAGLTRREQEILAELATGATNSAIARTLHLSERTVAHHVSAVLGKLGASTRLAAVEQARAKGLLPQDRHTGAQT; this is encoded by the coding sequence ATGGAGCGCCTGCTCGAGCGTGACGGGCCGCTCGCGATGCTCGAGGCGGCGGTGGCTGATGCCGTGGCGGGGCACGGGTCGCTCGTCCTGGTGGGCGGCGAGGCGGGCGTGGGCAAGACGTCGATCGTGCGCGCGCTTAGAGAGCGAATGCCGGACGGCACAGCGTTCCTCGTCGGCGCGTGCGAGCCGCTGTCGGTGCCCGTCCCGCTCGGACCCCTACGCGAGCTGGCCGAGCAGGCCGGCCTGGGCGACCTTCAGGAGAGCGGCGACAGGCTCACCCTGGCGCGCGAGCTGATCGATGCCCTCGCCCGCCGCGCGCCGGCGGTGGCGGTGGTGGAGGACGCGCACTGGGCGGATCCGACCACCCTCGATGTGATCCGCCTTCTCCCCCGCCGCCTCGAGCAGCGCCAGATCGTTCTCGCGATCACCTACCGCGACGACGAGGCAGCCGCGAACCCACCGCTGCGCCAGCTGCTCGGCGATCTCGCCACGAATCCCGCCGCGCGCCGAGTGATGCTCAGCCCGCTCTCCGAGCCGGCGGTCCGCGAGCTGGCCGAGCCGGCGGGCATGGACGCCTCGCGGGTGGCGCAGCTCACGGGTGGTAATCCCTTTCTCGTGGTGGAGGTGATCGCCGCGGGCCACCGCCTCCCCACCACCGTGCGCGACGCGGCGCTGGCACGCGCGGCGCGGCTCACCCCGGCTGCCCGCCACGTGGTGGACGCCGCGGCGGTGATCGGCCAGCGCGTGCCCCAGGCGGTGCTGGGCGCGGTGGCCCCCGGCAGCGGGGACGCGGTGGAGGAGGCGCTGGCACGAGGCGTGCTCGTGGTGGACGACGACGTGCTGGGCTTCCGTCACGAGCTGATCCGCGAGGCCATCGAGCGCTCGATCGCGCCGCCACGCCAGGCTGAGCTACACGCGCGTGTGGTGGACGCCCTGGAGCAGCAGCCGGGCGCGGCGGACCACGCGCGGCTCGCGCATCATGCGGAGCGCGCGGGGCGCCTCGACGCCGCCTGCCGCTACGCGGTGCTGGCGATGGCCGACGCCGAAGGCCTGGGCGCTCTCGGCGAGATGAGCCTCCAGGCCGACCGCGCGCTCCGGACCGGCGTGGGGATGAATCCGGAGGAGCGCTTCGAGCTCCTGCTCAAGCGCTCGCGCGGCGCGAACTTCAGCGACACGCGGCTGCAGGAGGCGGTGACGCCGGCCGAGGAGGCGATCGCCCTCGCGGTGGAGATGCGCGACCCGGCTCGGGAGGCACGGGCGCTCACCGCGCTGGCCGGTGCGCTGTGGTCGCTCGACCGCGTGGTGGAGGCGCGGCAGGCCACGCTACAGGCCGTCGATCTGCTCGAGCGGACCGACGAAGTGGCAGGGCTGGCACACGCCCACGCCACGCTTCTGCGGATGGAGGCCACCGCGTTCGATCCCGAGCGGGCGATCGAGCTGGGTCCGAGAGCCCTCGAGCTGGCGCGCGCGGCCAGGCTGAAAGAGACCGAGATCGACATCTCGATCAGCGTCGGGCTCGCCCGCGGACACCGTGGTGAGGCCGACGCGCTCGACGCTCTGGGGGACGCCTGCCGGGCCGCACGCGCGGAGGGTCTCGCGATCCAGACCGTCCGTACGTACGTGAACCTCGTGTACCTGGGCGTGCAGCTGCGAAAGCACGCCTTCGTAGACGAGACGGTGCGCGAGGCGCTCGCGCTCTTCGACGAGTACCAGACCACGATCCCCGGCAACGCGATCGGGCTCTACAGGGCGCGCAGCCTGATCGACCGCGGCCGTTTCGACGAGGCGCTCGCCACGGTCACGCGCACCGACCTCGACTGGGCCGCCGAGGTGCCGACGGCGCACGCGATGGCCGCGATAGTGCGAGCCCGCCGGGGCGAGCCCGGCGCCTATGAGGTGCTCGAGCAGGCGTGGGAAGAGCTGCGCGGGATACCGGAGAGCTCCCGGCACGGCGCGCTGCGCACGATGCTCGTGGAGGCGGCGTGGCTGCGAGGCGATCGCGCGGCGGCACTCACCCGGCTGAGCGACGCCCGCGACGTCCCGGTCGGACGCTTCATGCGTTCCGCGAGCGACCTCGCGGTGTGGGCGTCGCGCTTCGGAGTCGAGCTCGCCCCTCCGCCGAACGCGCCCGAGGCGGTGCAGCTGGAGCTGGCCGGCGATTGGCGCGGCGCGATCCGCGCGTGGAAGGAACTGGAGGCCCCGCACGAGGCAGCCCTCGCGGCACTCCCGGGAGACGAGCGAGCGGCGCGCGAAGCCGTGGCCGAGCTGCACCGGCTGGGCGCCGCCGGCAGCGCCCGCGCGTTCGCCCGCGAGCGGGCGGCGCACGGCGGGAGCGCTCCGCGCGGGCCGCGACGCTCCACGCTGGCGAATCCGGCCGGCCTCACACGGCGCGAGCAGGAGATCCTCGCCGAGCTGGCCACCGGCGCGACCAACTCCGCGATCGCGCGCACGCTGCACCTCTCAGAGCGCACCGTCGCGCACCACGTGTCGGCGGTGCTCGGCAAGCTCGGCGCCTCCACCCGGCTGGCCGCGGTGGAGCAGGCCAGGGCCAAGGGGCTGCTCCCTCAAGATAGGCATACGGGCGCGCAAACTTAG
- a CDS encoding cupin domain-containing protein, which translates to MSEYTMKPIDEMASIHDGLVKLAGAELGIESFGMQVLDVPAGFAHYPEHDHSEDGQEEVYVVLRGSANFEVDGERVPLDRGRIIRIAPQSRRRLDPGPEGVRILAIGCVSGKAYERPEDFQLAARS; encoded by the coding sequence ATGAGCGAATACACGATGAAGCCGATCGACGAGATGGCGTCCATACACGACGGCCTCGTGAAGCTGGCCGGCGCTGAGCTCGGCATCGAGTCGTTCGGGATGCAGGTGCTCGACGTGCCCGCCGGTTTCGCGCACTATCCCGAGCACGACCACTCCGAGGACGGCCAGGAGGAGGTCTACGTGGTGCTGCGCGGCTCCGCGAACTTCGAGGTGGACGGTGAGCGCGTGCCGCTCGACAGGGGCCGGATCATCCGGATCGCGCCGCAGTCGAGGCGCCGGCTCGACCCGGGGCCCGAGGGAGTGCGGATCCTCGCGATTGGCTGCGTGTCCGGCAAGGCGTACGAGCGGCCCGAGGACTTCCAGCTGGCGGCGCGGTCATGA